The Clarias gariepinus isolate MV-2021 ecotype Netherlands chromosome 4, CGAR_prim_01v2, whole genome shotgun sequence genome window below encodes:
- the trim108 gene encoding tripartite motif containing 108, whose amino-acid sequence MASPLSWQIKCSMCLSDFTDPVVLSCEHSFCRQCITGHLHSSGGQGLCPECRRPYAEKDLHSSRLLRNMTGVVRQHLTAQQDRVDTSSDRAPQVLSDMLMCREHDEKLKLFCETDQKLLCVVCRDGQKHLGHRFKPVKEAAQIVKETVKGALGFLNNDNTQLDMMTQKQATEVTKTQMKANQLLAQISAQFEEMHNFLKKKEAEIKKQLETEEQDAVTAMCKNTSLINERMMEGNELECIFQSALDINQPDHFLQWWSEKGFPVTQRMKTKSNMNPNIKYDSRAKSLRVIPHSLFFGPYETHLQFFVWKAMLGAVKPVPEILSIKDSTDAYLKISPGKSSVRQADRQTGYFKDYNPGAVSEQTFQSGQHYWEIEVGNKLAWSIGIITELEKGSKKESIQSKDPKDVYLNLVNDEGYTLSSNGEEFPIEVKRKPSKIGLYLDCDRKQVSFYDADVMTQILITGYKSTRPCCISFFPGVYLDGANIDPVTVCSYGSNSKPSP is encoded by the exons ATGGCTTCGCCGCTGTCTTGGCAGATCAAGTGCTCGATGTGTTTGAGCGATTTCACCGATCCAGTGGTGCTGTCCTGTGAGCACTCTTTCTGTCGCCAGTGCATCACCGGCCACCTCCACAGCAGCGGGGGCCAGGGCCTCTGTCCTGAGTGTCGCAGGCCTTACGCAGAGAAAGATCTGCACTCCAGTCGGCTTCTGAGAAACATGACGGGCGTCGTGAGACAGCACCTTACAGCACAGCAAGACCGGGTGGACACCTCATCCGATCGAGCACCGCAGGTCCTGAGCGACATGCTGATGTGCAGGGAACACGACGAGAAGCTGAAGCTTTTCTGCGAAACGGATCAGAAACTCCTGTGTGTGGTGTGTCGGGATGGACAGAAGCACCTAGGCCACCGTTTTAAACCTGTGAAGGAGGCTGCTCAGATAGTCAAG GAGACAGTAAAGGGTGCTTTGGGCTTCCTCAACAACGATAACACACAGCTGGACATGATGACCCAAAAACAGGCAACTGAAGTCACTAAGACCCAG ATGAAGGCCAATCAGCTTTTAGCCCAGATATCTGCTCAGTTTGAAGAGATGCACAACTTCCTTAAGAAGAAAGAGgcggaaataaaaaaacagttggAGACTGAAGAGCAGGATGCCGTCACCGCCATGTGCAAAAACACATCCCTGATCAATGAAAGAATGATGGAAGGAAACGAGTTAGAATGTATTTTTCAGTCTGCATTGGATATCAATCAGCCTGATCACTTCTTACAG TGGTGGAGTGAAAAAGGATTTCCTGTTACACAaagaatgaaaacaaaaagcaacATGAATCCGAATATCAA gTACGATTCACGGGCTAAAAGTCTTAGAGTAATTCCACACTCTTTGTTCTTTGGCCCTTATGAGACTCACCTCCAGTTCTTTGTATGGAAGGCCATGCTGGGAGCAGTTAAGCCTG TTCCAGAGATTTTAAGCATAAAGGACTCTACAGACGCGTACCTCAAGATATCACCAGGAAAATCAAGTGTCCGGCAAGCAGACCGGCAAACCGGTTATTTCAAGGACTACAATCCAGGCGCGGTCTCTGAACAGACGTTCCAGTCTGGCCAGCACTACTGGGAGATTGAAGTTGGAAACAAGTTAGCCTGGAGCATCGGGATTATAACAGAGTTGGAAAAAGGATCCAAAAAGGAATCAATTCAATCCAAAGATCCAAAAGATGTATATCTCAACTTGGTCAACGACGAAGGATACACCCTGAGCTCAAACGGCGAAGAGTTTCCCATTGAGGTCAAGAGAAAGCCCAGCAAAATAGGGCTCTATCTGGACTGTGACAGGAAACAGGTCTCCTTCTACGATGCAGACGTCATGACTCAGATTCTCATCACCGGCTATAAATCCACCCGGCCTTGCTGCATTAGTTTTTTCCCAGGAGTTTACCTGGATGGAGCGAACATCGACCCGGTCACAGTATGTTCATATGGGTCTAATTCCAAACCCAGTCCATGA
- the cldc1 gene encoding CD209 antigen-like protein C, translating into MEENYSSLQEFTEDPTSARGNKPILYSSHNGQAGIVKRLECVRRQMVIFLIATLFISVCVNIGLAVFLFQRKSSSPPSVTTTGSPVSEGALESLKLSSLQERFSRLCSDYTTLGKTCSATVKQCMPCPDGWKLIEQKCYFFSNDKLDWTRSKQSCASMDSQLTILHTHEQHDAMEKIARSLGGYESYYWIGLSDIEEEGVWKWVDNTPVNITYWNQWDGEPNNHQSGGLHGEDCAVLNSRSKSWFDVPCDHIYRRICEMDAVTVN; encoded by the exons ATGGAGGAGAACTACAGCAGCTTACAGGAGTTCACAGAGGATCCCACATCAGCCAGGGGAAACAAACCTATACTCTACTCATCACACAATGGACAag CTGGTATTGTTAAAAGAttggagtgtgtgaggagaCAGATGGTGATTTTCCTGATCGCCACACTGTTCATTTCAGTTTGTGTTAACATAGGACTGGCTGTCTTCT tgtttcaaAGGAAATCCAGCAGTCCCCCCAGTGTAACAACTACAGGAAGTCCGGTCTCTGAGGGAGCTCTTGAGTCTCTGAAACTCTCGTCCCTGCAGGAGCGATTCTCCCGCCTCTGCTCTGACTACACAACTCTCGGAAAGACCTGTTCGGCAACGG TGAAGCAGTGCATGCCGTGTCCCGATGGCTGGAAACTAATAGAGCAGAAGTGCTACTTCTTTAGTAATGACAAACTAGACTGGACCAGGAGCAAGCAGAGCTGTGCATCTATGGACAGCCAGCTAACAATACTTCACACCCATGAGCAACAT gatgCTATGGAGAAAATAGCCCGCAGTTTGGGCGGGTACGAATCCTATTACTGGATCGGCCTGTCGGACATTGAGGAAGAAGGCGTGTGGAAATGGGTGGACAACACGCCGGTCAATATCAC GTACTGGAACCAATGGGACGGAGAGCCCAATAATCACCAGTCTGGGGGGCTTCACGGTGAGGACTGTGCCGTGCTGAATTCTCGATCCAAATCCTGGTTTGATGTACCCTGTGACCACATCTACAGACGCATTTGTGAGATGGATGCCGTGACTGTAAACTGA